One window of the Zea mays cultivar B73 chromosome 3, Zm-B73-REFERENCE-NAM-5.0, whole genome shotgun sequence genome contains the following:
- the LOC103651217 gene encoding uncharacterized protein encodes MSTASFVTYLQRPRELPAPEFRAPPPSPVTGVLTGSSSSGSSGYGECQDDDDIGRFLRCSARVPVLRLPEGPRPGPRRNKNKTVAAWAPPVVDMRLLDPVPSGDGGSAVEAMRAAAVAFGCFQMVGHGVHASLLSAASRAAKSRRSPALETEGMRAGDEDELWWLRGEGDQEMAGTQPLRNGPNQFRNEADDLFTQLEQASTKLLHALQHASSAAAESLPKAEANGSLLCIRKHRLGGSSASGPISQDDVLRMLVRSSRCSRALALHLCPGASAFHVFSRRGWSRFSPLDGALVVTVGDQLQCGLYKSVSGKPAYNSDLQGDSSDAIAAEFFLSCSSAAAAKEAPPNMDMDAMKTVPLNLQIMVAACLVLVYYVFLSCSYAIW; translated from the exons ATGTCTACTGCGTCCTTTGTCACCTACCTTCAGCGGCCCCGGGAGCTGCCGGCGCCGGAGTTCcgggcgccgccgccgtcccCGGTCACCGGCGTTCTGACCGGCAGCAGCAGCTCGGGGTCGTCCGGGTACGGCGAGTGCCAGGATGACGACGACATCGGCAGGTTCCTGCGCTGCTCCGCCAGGGTCCCAGTGCTGCGCCTGCCGGAGGGGCCCAGGCCCGGCCCACGGAGAAACAAAAACAAGACGGTGGCGGCCTGGGCGCCGCCTGTCGTCGACATGCGCCTGCTTGACCCGGTGCCGTCGGGGGATGGAGGGTCCGCGGTGGAGGCAATGAGGGCGGCCGCCGTCGCGTTTGGGTGCTTCCAGATGGTCGGACACGGGGTCCACGCGAGCTTGCTGTCGGCAGCGTCGCGTGCTGCCAAGTCCAGAAGATCGCCGGCGTTGGAGACGGAGGGGATGCGAGCAGGAGACGAGGACGAGCTGTGGTGGCTGCGGGGCGAAGGAGACCAAGAAATGGCGGGAACTCAGCCGTTGCGAAATGGCCCCAACCAATTCAG GAACGAAGCAGACGATTTGTTTACCCAACTTGAGCAGGCTTCAACCAAGCTCCTGCACGCCTTGCAGCACGCCAGTAGTGCAGCAGCTGAATCGTTGCCTAAAGCTGAAGCGAACGGCTCGCTTCTCTGCATCCGCAAGCACCGACTCGGCGGCAGCAGCGCGTCCGGTCCGATCAGTCAAGATGACGTCCTGCGGATGCTGGTACGGAGCTCGCGGTGCTCCCGCGCTCTCGCCCTCCATCTCTGCCCCGGCGCGTCGGCGTTCCACGTCTTCTCGCGGCGAGGCTGGTCCAGGTTCTCGCCCCTCGACGGCGCCCTCGTCGTCACCGTCGGTGACCAACTACAG TGCGGGCTCTACAAAAGTGTGTCCGGCAAACCAGCTTACAACAGTGACCTCCAAGGAGACAGCAGCGATGCTATCGCGGCAGAGTTCTTCCTTTCCTGCTCTTCAGCAGCTGCGGCAAAGGAGGCTCCTCCGAACATGGACATGGACGCCATGAAAACCGTCCCGCTGAATCTGCAAATCATGGTTGCAGCTTGCCTTGTGCTTGTCTACTATGTCTTCCTGTCATGCTCGTATGCCATTTGGTAA